The segment CTGTATATAAATCCCAGAACAGCTTTTCTGGGAGCTCTCATGATGTTTCTGTTGGTGGTGGCCATCTGTCTTCTGCTGAGCTCTTTTCAAGCCCAGAGTCGTTATACTGAGGTAAGAACAAACATGTCACTAATAGGTGAAATGAACTGTGAACTTTTTTATTTAGGGGATTCTAACCATCATATGTCCAAAATGTTTATGCATAAACAGGACATCTTTGAAAAGAGCTCTGAAGAGATTGGTGAGAAATTATTTTCAGTAATATGACTAATTGCCATGTGCAGTATAATTAAAATCTTTATATTTGACTGTTTTATTAACGCTTCAATAAACTAATACCGGTTCTCAGATAACAGCAGTGGACAAGTTGATAAATCAGTGACAGCTATAATTGAAAGGACCAACAAATATGCAGGTAAGTAGACATGCTATTTGTagaatgtgtttttttattttttatgtcagCAGCTCAATAAAGAGGGGAAAGAAaggaaattatattattaactatCCTTGATGAGGTACAACCTCATTATGATGTTCTCAGAATTAGCATGATGAGTGGATTTCTGTGCTTTATGCCATACAGGACAGGGACTGAATGAGCCTTCAATCATGTTTGGAGACATCGCTGTATCAACAGGCTTAGAAATTGCTGGTCCATGCACAGCTCGTGGATGCAAATGGCAAAGAAGCAAAAGTGGACAGGTCCTTGTGCCCTATGTCATCTCTGATGAATACTGTGAGAGACTGCTCTTAGCTCACTTAAAACCATGTACTACATCATAACTGTTCAAGCCATTTTTAATATCTGAACTCTCCAACAGCCTCCAGGGAGAAGGACGTAATTTTTCAAGGCTTGAGATCTTTTGAGAAATCGACCTGCATTCGCTTCATGCCTCGCACAAATCAGAGGGACTATATCAGCATAGAGTCTAATTCAGGGTAAAAATCAGATTTTCATTTATAACACAATTGCTGTTGCTCTATATTTGTGCTtaaaaatgcactgtattataaaTTGGAGCTTAAGATTTAAGACGTAATTAAGATTTAAGATGTACCTTGCAGATTTATTTACTGATAGACTCAACACaatgttgtttaaaatgcaaatgttaaatgaaattaaattattatgctATAGCCTACAACTGCGCAGGAACGATGGCCACATGCTTTGTACCTCAGATCAAATCTGTTTAGAGGACTTAGAATGGCTAATGTTCACATGGGTTTAAAACCAGAAAATTAGCAATGATGCTTTTGGAGTCGATCAGTGAGTTAAAATCAACTCCATTTAATTTATTCAAGGCTTTATATAGTATGATTTTATGTCAGTACTGTAAATGTTAGGCTGCATGGTGTGGTGAATTGGGTGAAGCGTTTCGTAATCAGAAGTTTGCTGCTGGTTGATACGTAAAAGGAGGCATGAGCAAGATACATACTGTAAATACAGGTTGCTCCAGGAGAACTGTACTCGTAGTACATGTACTAAATCCTATAAGTAATGTCTGAATTCTTCCATTATGTGTGATACATAGGTGCTACTCTTTTGTTGGCCGTCGCATCGGAGGTCAGACTGTGTCTCTGGACCGTACTGGATGCATCTCCCTGAATATAGTGCAGCATGAGCTGCTTCACACACTGGGCTTTCACCACGAACACAACCGCAGTGATCGCGACAATCACGTCCAAATCCTTCTTAAAAACATAATTCCTGGTACATTGTTGTATTCTAAACCCTTTACACTGTTGTTGCAAATCTTCTCAGTGGAGAAGCTTTTGCTGTAAAATGCAGCTAAAAGTCACTAAAGTTTGTGCTATTGagtttttggtaacactttattttacagtgccgtagttgcACGTTATTATGTGTAcctactatagtaataacagtaaattatgcataattacaagtaactaaccctaaaccaaaccctaactctaactgtaactctatagtaagtacatgtagttaattaatagtactcagtacttatttgagtaattacaatgtaactacggcactgtaaaataaagtgtaaccgagTTTTTAAGCAGAAACAGGAGATTAGAGTATTTACTGATTTTTAAAATGACTGAATATTGTTCCTTTGTGATTGCTATTCACTGTAATAGGGCAGGAGCAAAACTTTGACAAAATCAAGACTAACAACCTGGAGACTGCTTATGACTACAACTCTGTAATGCACTATGGAAGGCAAGTTTTTCTGCAGTTTAGTCAGAAATATATCTGGATACCCcaaaaacagctgaaaaaaTGGTTGTAACAACTAAACAAGTGTGCCTCTGGAATATGTTTGATACTGGTGTTTGTGTGGTTTCAGATTTGCCTTCTCCAAGAACAGAGAGCCAACCATCATCCCTATTCCTGACGGTATCATGTCTATTGGCCGAGCTGAGAAGATGAGTTCAAATGATATTCTGCGTGTTAACAGACTCTACTGCAGTCCTTCCTTCTCTTATTAATTcacttaaaacatttataacattttgaaagttttgtCAGCACAGGGTATAATTGCTGTCTGCTTTGAATAACACTGATAAGGAAATGCATTTATAGTTTGTATGTATGTTTCTTTTTTCAGAATGGAACAAAAATTAGTCTGTGTTATCAAGATCTATCTCTGTGTTATCTAGTCCTCAATGGAGGACTAAATACTTTACAGATTCACTTTATGTGATGTTATTAGCATAATTTTATAAACCCTTAGAGTTGAGGCTGTTTTTAAATCATTTGAGGTTTGCAACTTTTTGGTAGTTTGACATAGAGATGGAATGTTCTAAAACACACAGCTGAATAAAAGAAATACATAACATTGCTCTTTGTCTATcttattgtttgtgtgttagcGGTCAGCCTTCTCCTACATTGAAAGGTTTGCTCAAGGTCCTCTTCTTTTGAAATGAGGGTCTGTTAAATGGTGAAATTTGATGGAGTAAATATTTCAGATCTATATGTAGAACTGTAATGTTTGTGCAAGGCATCTTTTGAAATATTTCCACATCCTCTTTAGGAAGAATAGGTTAACTTTACATCAGTTGACTCAACATCTGGTTAACGGTACACCAGAGACATACAAACTTCCTCTTTGTAAACCAGGTTTGTGGTCTCCTGTGGGGAGGTATTGCAGTTTGAAAATGCTAATTTTGTTTGAAAAAGTTTCCCAACAGCTTACAACAGATATGAAGAATAATGGTTGATTGTGTTTCTGTCTTAATAAAAATCTACATTTACCTATAGAAATAAATAGCAGTAAATGGAGCTGAGTTATAATCAGAGTGTTTATCTAAGAGtggatatttatttaaaaatatataaattattaattaaatattattttactcTTATTTCACTCATTACAAACACTACTGTGTATCATTTCTTACAGGCAaggaatgtatatatatatatatatatatatatatattgtattttaaaataacatatgcaataataataaattatattaattgtaTAATTGGCTATAATAAACTTTAATACACTCACCGGTTATTTTATCAGGTACACTGTTTAACTGCTTATTAACACAGACATCTAATCAGgcaatcacatggcagcaacttTTACAgagggtttacagagaatagAAAAAGAATATCCAGCAGTTTTGTGGGTGAAAATGCCTCattgatgccagaggtcagaggagaatggccagactAGTTTGAGCTGATAGAAAGTAAACAATAACACAAATAACCACTTGTTACAACTGAGGTGTGCAGAGAAGAATTTCTGAACGCACAACACGtcaaaccttgaagcagatgggaGACCACACCATGTGCCACTCCTGTCAGATAAAAACAGGAAACTGTTTCCATCCATTTATGTCCACAGTGTACacatcttctgatggctacttccagcaggataacggactatgtcacaaagctcaaatcatatcaaattggtttcttgaacatgacaatcaCCATTCTCAAATTActgacaaatctgcagcaaccGTACGATGCtatcatgtcaatatggaccaaaatctctgagaaatgcaccttgttgaatctatgcCACATAGAATCAAGGCATTTCTGAAGGCAAAATGTGTTCTAACCCAGTACAAGCAAGGTGTACCTAAAAATTATTTGGGCTTCGTAAGGGTAGAATTCTAGATTAATtctataaataaaatcaattgGTTTATAATgcatgcataaaaaaaatatagtcttCTAAATTGTCAAGAAGGCTATTCAGCATTTTAGGAGCCATGTAGGAAAAAGCTCTATCTCTTCTTGTGGACTGGCAGACATTGACCTTAAAAGAATGATTTACAAAATTACAGCacaaataaaaatcattaattCAAAACTGAATTACTAATTTAAGCACTTGCACAAACACAAgcacatttctgcttttaaaccatGTGGTATTTTAGCGCTGAATTCATGAAGGCCGGGCTACTGCACAGAAAAGGAAGTTAAGGCTTTCAGAAGAGTATATAACTGTCAGCTCTGTTTGATCCAGAGGTTTCTCAGAAAGCTCTCATCATGTACTTGTTGGTGGTGGTCATCTCTCTACTGCTGAGCTCTGTTCCTGCGCAGAGTCGCACTATTCAGGTGAGAACAGTCAACAATATCCAACATGGAAAACAATAGCATCAGCATCTTCCTAATTGAAGCGGCTTTTGATTTTTAATCTTTGGTTTCTAATATACGTGTTTAAAATTCTTGAACAGGATATAATTGAAAATATCTCCGGGGAGACAGGTAACATGCACAGaaagaaaaaactaaaatgtaaattttgcagtgttttattaataatttactgATTCATATATCAGGTGACATCACTGAGAAAGATGATATACCAGTGTCAACTATAATTGAAAACACCAAAAATGCAGGTATGAGTTTGAAGACTATAAGTTGATGGTGTAGGCACATCTTTTGTGTAGCAGCTCATGGCAAATTCCTCAACTCTCtttatcatttaaaacaattatatcACCAGAATCAACATACTGAATTATTGTGCATTATACTGCAGAACTGGAACAGGACAGGCCTTTGATCAAGTTTGGAGACATCGCCGTAGCAAGCGGGCTTGAGAATGCAGATCCATGTACTGCTCGTGGGTGCAAATGGGATAGAAGCAGAGATGGAAATGTCTATGTGCCCTACGTCATCTCCAACCAGTACTGTAAGTGCCGATGTTCACCAAATTTGATATCATCTCATCAGTGTCACAATGTTCTGTTCAACAGTCTATTTCTTCCACAGCTCCTGCTGAAATAGCAGTGATTAAAAGAGGTATGCAGTCTTTTGCGGAAGTTTCCTGCATTCGATTCGTACCTCATCAAGGGCAGAGGAACTTTCTCCGCATACAGTCTCAATCTGGGTAAACCTATCAAGGATCCTTTCTATCCCATTTCTGTGTATATGGTAAATGTGCTTTCTCTTTACACAAATGTATAACCTGATGTGTTATGTGGTCGACAGATGCTATTCATATTTGGGCCGCCAAAGTGAAGGACAGGTTGTTTCTCTCCAGCGTCCTGGTTGTGTCTATCACTATATTGTTCAGCACGAACTCCTTCATGCTCTCGGCTTTCATCATGAACAGAACCGCAGTGACCGTGACAAACACATCCGAATCCTTTATGAGAACATCTATCCTGGTATTTTTGTTAAGAATTCTTAAGAGAAACgggaaaattttttttttttttgtttgaaattagGCTTACATTTTTACCTTTTTAAAATGGTTTacaaacatgtaaatatgtatttaaaatatataatatacatatgaatataaatagtatattgtataaatatatagagTGAAAAGTAAAAAGTTTGAATATAAAGAAGCGATTAAGAAGATAAAGTTGAAAagataaagttaaaaaaaaattataaaatagaaCACACAATATGCATAAAACAGGGCATATAATATTTAGTCACAATTGCATGTCCTGTAGTCTAGATTAAACTTCACTGTGTTTTTACCAGATTTACAGTTACAGTCCTTAATACTTTCTTGTGTACTGTAACAGCAATGCAGTACAATTTCAACAAAGCAGACACCAACAATCTGGGTACCCCCTATGACTACAACTCTGTGATGCACTATTCAAGGTAAACATGCTTGTAGTGGTCTGTAGTtcaatggggggggggggggggtgtatatatatatatatatatatatatatatatatatcagtggcgtgcagtggtgctctgaaatgaggaggcacattttttttttttttttatgaatcattgtaaattcatgtgcattactcttaaagttgacaaatcttccttgttaaatgaacattacagtacatccaaaaaaaaaaaaagaaaccaaatacaactctattttgtaattttacattaacaatgtaatgttctatttatcaaaaccaagtcaatctcatcaagcatcaagtgttttaagcatttctacattcattccaaaataataactaaaggcaataataatttaaacaatatattttatttgtttattgcggtttttctttttaattgtcaacctagaaTATTTTGGATAAACAGTCATCCTCCattaacaccgtctgtcacagacacgaattgcatttttaatttcaccaagctgattgcactaaaaaaccccgcagtaatcatgctttcagtccatttcaagtttgattttgacgtaacAAAGTAGTGatatatctaactgggtgatctgtttacttacttttcgattagtcttccgattgacgccatcatttgttcagtcaaacctacgcgcggaacgcgcacgtcaacgagaggcgggatttatatcgcacaaaccaatcatatccaatcataaccaattacatccaatcatagcgcgatggagacgttgcctcctctcacgtgactttccccattcattctcaattaccccccacaaaacccaccgcacgccggggttctgatgattttctatagattcctatgagaggaaagggaggcatgactcctctgtgtaactttacctgcgggtgtcgctgttgggcagtgttccttaagaaatacgcgtgacttgcgctctttttaatgtcataatttgtaatatttgtgttgttttatatgtaatatggattattttctcatcctatttttttgaggaggcactgcttcccttgcctactcggaggaaacgccccatatatatatatatatatatatatatatatatatatatatatatatatatatatatatatatatatatatatatattatttttttttttttttattggattTTTGTTTCAATTTGAAGTCTCCGCAATGACAATGTTTACTGTTGTTTCTTTATGTGTGTGGTTTTAGGAACGCTTTCTCCTGGAATAATGAGCCAACCATGATTCCCATTCCTGACAGTAACGTTGTGATTGGTGAAGCTAAACAAATGAGCCGCAATGACATCCTACGCATTAACAGACTCTACTGCAGTACGTTCAGCCTTTCCTGTCATTTGaataaaaaacagcatttgtgATTCTGAAAACTCCACCTTAAACCACTAGGCTAAGCATGTCAAGCAGGCTTGTGGTCTTTATAATTATTGTCTTTCATTTCATGTTCTttccttctttttcttttcttttctcagGTTAAGAAAAGTGCTGATGGGCCGTATGAAGAACGTGTTTGTTCATCCTTTTTTCCATAGCATTCTTTTTATAGCTTTCCTTTTTGCACATCACAGTGTCAAGTGATTTTACTTATTCTATTATTATgcatcctaaaaaaaaaaattataacagcttgtcttttttccttttttggcaATATTTTTCAGTAGTAAAGCTGGTGAATACAATAAACTGTGTTGTTGTCTTAATATTAACATcaaaaaatgatttctgaaggatcatgtgactgaagagtaatggctgctgaaaattcagctttgcatcacaggaataaattacatttcacaatatgttagagaagaaaacagttattttaaattgtaataatagatcacaatattactgtttttactgtatttttgatcaataataaataaatgaaatgttgccttggtgaacataagagactttccAAAAAATATTCCAGACTTGTACAGTGTACATCAGTTAAATTACTGATACAGTACAATAACCATAATAACTGTAATGTTCTCAATACAcagagcaatatcacactttaCAGAAAATAGCAGCAGCATCTTTATATGACATAAATCTAAAATCTACATCAAAGAAAACTTTCAACAAAACAGCTACATGATTCTGTAATTATCTGAGAAATGCACACACACTTCTACATAAGCATTCACATTATTTCCCTTATCTTACCAGAAAACATCTATTattacatgaataaataaaataactaaattaacCACAAGATGTCATGTTTAGTCACGTCAAAGCCAAAATGTGTGCTTCTGCAAATGTTGCAATGTCCTGGAGTAACTTTGGGCCCGTTATTACCAATTTAAATACCACAGCTACCTGaatattgttgctgaccatgtccatccctttatgaccacagtgtcttcagatggctacttccagcaggataacacactgtcacaaagctcaaatcatctcaaactggtttcttgaacatgacagtgagtttaccactgtaaaaaaaaaaaaaaaaaatcctaattttacagaaaataacagattttttttttttttatggtgaaatgtgaaattaacaactaacattaaacaatttaatcaaAGACCACATCCGGTATAAGTGAATCAGACCACTTCATGATGACTATATCATCATCCTCACATCCTCACTGGCTCAcaagaaagcccgcaaacagACTGCTGTAGACAACCTGTCCAAGAGCAtgaattactggaaccatgtcctgtggtatGATGAGACTAAGATAAACTTGTTTGGCTCAGATGGTGTCCAGCATGTGTGGCGATGCCCTGGTTAGGAGTACCAAGAAAATtttgtcttgcctacagtcaagcatggtggtggcagcatcatggcctggggctgcatgagtgctgttGGTACTGGGGAACTCTGCTTCATTGAGGGAAACATGGATTCCAACATGTACTGTGACATTCTGAAGAAGAACATGATGCCCTCCCTTCAGAAACTGGGCCAAACGACAACACACTGGCAAGATGACAACTGCCTTGTTGAGGAAGCTGAAGGTGAAGGTGATGGAGTGGCCAAGTATGTCTCCAGACCTGAACCCTATTGAGcacctgtggggcatcctcaagcGGAAGGTGGAGAAGCACCATGTTTCTAACATCCAGCAGCTCCGTGGTGTCATTATGGAGAAGTGGAAGAGGATTCCAGCAACAACCTGTGCAGCTCTGGTGAATTCCATGCCCAGGAGGATTAAGGCAGTGCTAGATAACAATGGTGCTCACACAAAATATTAACACTTTGGACACagttttgacatgttcacttagggtgtactcacttttggtGCCAGTTATTTTGACAATAATGGCTGtatgttgagttatttttaGAGGACAGTAAATCTGTACTGCTATACAAGCTGCACATTGCCTATACTCTAAAGTATATCCAATTCTCATTTCTATTGTCCCTTGAGAACATAATGAAATACTTGgtgaaatgtgaggggtgtactcacttttgtgagatactgtatatatacatatagtcTTCTAAATTGTCAAGAAGGCTATTCAGCATTTTAGGAGCCATGTAGGAAAAAGCTCTATCTCTTCTTGTGGACTGGCAGACATTGACCTTAAAAGAATGATTTACAAAATTACAGCacaaataaaaatcattaattCAAAACTGAATTACTAATTTAAGCACTTGCACAAACACAAgcacatttctgcttttaaaccatGTGGTATTTTAGCGCTGAATTCATGAAGGCCGGGCTACTGCACAGAAAAGGAAGTTAAGGCTTTCAGAAGAGTATATAACTGTCAGCTCTGTTTGATCCAGAGGTTTCTCAGAAAGCTCTCATCATGTACTTGTTGGTGGTGGTCATCTCTCTACTGCTGAGCTCTGTTCCTGCGCAGAGTCGCACTATTCAGGTGAGAACAGTCAACAATATCCAACATGGAAAACAATAGCATCAGCATCTTCCTAATTGAAGCGGCTTTTGATTTTTAATCTTTGGTTTCTAATATACGTGTTTAAAATTCTTGAACAGGATATAATTGAAAATATCTCCGGGGAGACAGGTAACATGCACAGaaagaaaaaactaaaatgtaaattttgcagtgttttattaataatttactgATTCATATATCAGGTGACATCACTGAGAAAGATGATATACCAGTGTCAACTATAATTGAAAACACCAAAAATGCAGGTACGAGTTTGAAGACTATAAGTTGATGGTGTAGGCACATCTTTTGTGTAGCAGCTCATGGCAAATTCCTCAACTCTCtttatcatttaaaacaattatatcACCAGAATCAACATACTGAATTATTGTGCA is part of the Chanodichthys erythropterus isolate Z2021 chromosome 11, ASM2448905v1, whole genome shotgun sequence genome and harbors:
- the c6ast1 gene encoding six-cysteine containing astacin protease 1, yielding MMFLLVVAICLLLSSFQAQSRYTEDIFEKSSEEIDNSSGQVDKSVTAIIERTNKYAGQGLNEPSIMFGDIAVSTGLEIAGPCTARGCKWQRSKSGQVLVPYVISDEYSSREKDVIFQGLRSFEKSTCIRFMPRTNQRDYISIESNSGCYSFVGRRIGGQTVSLDRTGCISLNIVQHELLHTLGFHHEHNRSDRDNHVQILLKNIIPGQEQNFDKIKTNNLETAYDYNSVMHYGRFAFSKNREPTIIPIPDGIMSIGRAEKMSSNDILRVNRLYCSPSFSY
- the npsn gene encoding nephrosin; this encodes MYLLVVVISLLLSSVPAQSRTIQDIIENISGETGDITEKDDIPVSTIIENTKNAELEQDRPLIKFGDIAVASGLENADPCTARGCKWDRSRDGNVYVPYVISNQYSPAEIAVIKRGMQSFAEVSCIRFVPHQGQRNFLRIQSQSGCYSYLGRQSEGQVVSLQRPGCVYHYIVQHELLHALGFHHEQNRSDRDKHIRILYENIYPAMQYNFNKADTNNLGTPYDYNSVMHYSRNAFSWNNEPTMIPIPDSNVVIGEAKQMSRNDILRINRLYCS